In Streptomyces sp. NBC_01408, one DNA window encodes the following:
- a CDS encoding NAD(P)/FAD-dependent oxidoreductase, which translates to MTTFGRDVYDDVIVGGGHNGLVAAAYLARAGRSVLVLERLGNTGGAAISSRPFVGVDARLSRYSYLVSLLPAKIVRDLDLRFEVRRRTISSYTPVERDGRPGGLLVGGGEQRTRESFARLTGSEREYESWRAFYGTTGRLARKVFPTLTEPLPTRAELRARIDDEAAWRMLFEEPLGQAVERYFADDLVRGVVLTDGLIGTFADAHDPSLAQNRCFLYHVIGGGTGDWDVPVGGMGALTDALAAAAREAGAEIATGHEVLRIDTDGTAPAEVVFRTATGEGSVVGRTVLVNASPRALAELLGQAPAEPAPEGAQLKVNMLLRRLPRLRDTAVDPREAFGGTFHIAEGYAELARAHAEAAAGELPSVPPSEIYCHSLTDPTILGPELAEQGYQTLTLFGLHTPARLFGHDNRQTREVLLTATLAQLDAHLAEPLTDCLAFDADGRPCIEAKTPLDLERELRLPGGHIFHRDLSWPYGDEDGDGVGAGTGAGRWGVATAYRNVLLCGAGAARGGGVSGVPGHNAAMAVLGH; encoded by the coding sequence ATGACGACCTTCGGGCGGGACGTGTACGACGACGTGATCGTGGGCGGCGGGCACAACGGCCTGGTGGCCGCCGCGTACCTGGCCCGGGCGGGCAGATCGGTCCTCGTCCTGGAACGGCTCGGGAACACCGGCGGGGCGGCGATCTCCAGCCGCCCCTTCGTCGGCGTCGACGCCCGCCTTTCGCGGTACTCGTACCTCGTCTCGCTGCTCCCGGCGAAGATCGTGCGCGACCTGGACCTGCGGTTCGAGGTGCGCAGGCGGACCATCTCTTCGTACACGCCCGTCGAGCGCGACGGGCGGCCCGGCGGCCTGCTCGTCGGCGGCGGCGAGCAGCGCACCCGGGAGTCCTTCGCCCGGCTGACCGGCTCGGAGCGGGAGTACGAGAGCTGGCGCGCCTTCTACGGAACCACCGGGCGGCTCGCCCGGAAGGTCTTCCCGACCCTGACCGAGCCGCTGCCCACCCGGGCGGAGCTGCGGGCGCGGATCGACGACGAGGCCGCCTGGCGGATGCTGTTCGAGGAGCCGCTGGGACAGGCGGTGGAGCGGTACTTCGCCGACGACCTGGTCCGCGGGGTGGTCCTCACGGACGGGCTGATCGGCACCTTCGCGGATGCGCACGACCCCTCGCTCGCGCAGAACCGCTGCTTCCTCTACCACGTCATCGGCGGCGGGACGGGTGACTGGGACGTCCCGGTCGGCGGCATGGGCGCGCTGACGGACGCCCTGGCCGCCGCCGCCCGCGAGGCCGGGGCGGAGATCGCCACCGGCCACGAGGTCCTGCGGATCGACACGGACGGGACCGCTCCGGCCGAGGTGGTGTTCCGTACGGCCACGGGGGAGGGGAGCGTCGTCGGCCGCACGGTGCTGGTGAACGCCTCGCCCCGGGCCCTGGCCGAACTCCTCGGGCAGGCGCCGGCGGAGCCCGCACCCGAGGGGGCCCAGCTCAAGGTCAACATGCTGCTGCGGCGGCTGCCCCGGCTGCGGGACACCGCCGTCGACCCGCGCGAGGCCTTCGGCGGCACCTTCCACATCGCCGAGGGGTACGCCGAACTGGCCCGGGCCCACGCGGAGGCCGCCGCCGGGGAACTGCCCTCGGTCCCGCCCTCGGAGATCTACTGCCACTCGCTGACCGACCCGACGATCCTGGGACCGGAGCTGGCGGAGCAGGGCTACCAGACCCTCACGCTGTTCGGCCTGCACACCCCGGCCCGGCTGTTCGGACACGACAACCGGCAGACGCGCGAGGTCCTGCTGACGGCCACCCTCGCGCAGCTCGACGCGCACCTGGCCGAACCGCTCACCGACTGCCTGGCCTTCGACGCGGACGGCCGCCCGTGCATCGAGGCCAAGACCCCGCTGGACCTGGAACGCGAACTGCGCCTGCCCGGCGGGCACATCTTCCACCGGGACCTGTCCTGGCCGTACGGGGACGAGGACGGGGACGGCGTCGGGGCCGGTACCGGGGCCGGCCGGTGGGGCGTGGCGACCGCCTACCGCAACGTACTGCTGTGCGGGGCGGGCGCGGCGCGCGGCGGCGGAGTCAGCGGGGTCCCCGGCCACAACGCGGCGATGGCCGTGCTGGGGCACTGA
- a CDS encoding nitroreductase family deazaflavin-dependent oxidoreductase — protein sequence MNTDIDWDNPTDPKPGWTLDHIRQYVGSNGAEGQYWNGTQTLLLTTLGRVSGKPVRTPLIYGEADGRYLLVASNGGAVADPLWYRNLSAHPEVRVQVGPEVLQGTARTATSEERAAYWPLMVKHWAPYDEYQARTDREIPIVVIEPAR from the coding sequence ATGAACACCGACATCGACTGGGACAACCCGACCGACCCCAAGCCCGGCTGGACGCTGGACCACATCAGGCAGTACGTCGGCTCGAACGGGGCCGAGGGCCAGTACTGGAACGGTACCCAGACCCTCCTCCTCACCACCCTGGGCCGGGTTTCCGGCAAGCCGGTGCGGACCCCGCTCATCTACGGTGAGGCCGACGGCCGTTACCTCCTCGTCGCGTCCAACGGGGGCGCCGTCGCGGACCCGCTCTGGTACCGGAACCTGTCCGCGCACCCCGAGGTCCGCGTCCAGGTCGGCCCCGAGGTCCTCCAGGGCACGGCCCGTACGGCGACCTCCGAGGAACGCGCCGCGTACTGGCCGCTGATGGTCAAGCACTGGGCCCCGTACGACGAGTACCAGGCCAGGACGGACCGCGAGATCCCGATCGTGGTCATCGAGCCCGCGCGCTAG
- a CDS encoding FAD-dependent monooxygenase, whose protein sequence is MPDLERHAVVAGAGIGGLTAAVALHRRGWRVTVCERAPGPNAVGAGILLAPNALRAFDAIGFDAAIAAGPTAGPTAGPAAMGLRRPGGAWLNRTDGAALAARYGRAPLAVHRSALVAALAAALPDGAVRYAAAVTGVDDADGSPVVRTRAGDFGADLVLAADGIHSPLRRQYFPTHPGLRYSGETAWRTVLPAAAGADAGPAADVIETWGRGERFGVVPLADGRLYLFATAVVPEGYRPADPRAEFLRRFGTWHDPIPALLERIDPSAVLQHDLYDLAAPLPQYHRGRLAWLGDAAHAMTPNLGQGGCQAIEDAVVLAHLLETREVPAALAAYSAVRLARTDAIRVRSRRAGRIAALTHPLAVACRDLAVRAAPAGFALRALDDLFDGFTLPAPAVPAARAA, encoded by the coding sequence ATGCCGGATCTGGAGCGTCATGCGGTCGTGGCAGGTGCCGGGATCGGCGGACTCACCGCGGCCGTGGCCCTGCACCGCCGCGGCTGGCGGGTCACCGTGTGCGAGCGGGCGCCCGGGCCGAACGCCGTCGGCGCCGGGATCCTCCTCGCCCCCAACGCCCTGCGCGCCTTCGACGCCATCGGCTTCGACGCCGCCATCGCCGCGGGCCCCACGGCGGGCCCCACGGCGGGCCCCGCCGCGATGGGCCTGCGCCGCCCCGGGGGCGCATGGCTGAACCGCACCGACGGCGCCGCGCTGGCCGCCCGGTACGGCCGGGCACCGCTCGCCGTGCACCGCTCGGCCCTCGTCGCCGCTCTGGCCGCCGCGCTCCCCGACGGCGCGGTCCGGTACGCCGCCGCCGTCACCGGTGTCGACGACGCCGACGGCTCCCCGGTGGTCCGTACCCGCGCCGGGGACTTCGGCGCCGACCTCGTCCTCGCCGCCGACGGCATACACAGCCCGCTCCGCCGCCAGTACTTCCCCACCCACCCCGGGCTGCGCTACAGCGGGGAGACCGCCTGGCGCACCGTGCTGCCGGCGGCGGCGGGCGCGGACGCAGGCCCCGCCGCCGACGTCATCGAGACCTGGGGCCGCGGCGAGCGCTTCGGCGTCGTCCCGCTCGCCGACGGCCGGCTCTACCTCTTCGCCACCGCCGTCGTCCCGGAGGGGTACCGCCCCGCGGACCCGCGCGCCGAGTTCCTGCGCCGCTTCGGCACCTGGCACGACCCGATCCCGGCCCTGCTGGAACGGATCGACCCGTCCGCCGTGCTCCAGCACGACCTGTACGACCTGGCCGCCCCCCTCCCGCAGTACCACCGGGGCCGACTCGCCTGGCTCGGCGACGCCGCCCACGCCATGACCCCCAACCTCGGCCAGGGCGGCTGCCAGGCCATCGAGGACGCCGTCGTCCTGGCCCATCTGCTGGAGACCCGGGAGGTGCCGGCCGCGCTCGCCGCCTACAGCGCGGTCCGCCTCGCCCGTACCGACGCCATCCGCGTGCGGTCCCGTCGCGCGGGGCGGATCGCCGCCCTCACCCACCCCCTCGCCGTCGCCTGCCGGGACCTCGCCGTCCGTGCCGCCCCGGCGGGCTTCGCGCTGCGGGCACTGGACGACCTCTTCGACGGATTCACGCTCCCGGCCCCTGCCGTGCCGGCGGCGCGTGCGGCATAA
- a CDS encoding TetR/AcrR family transcriptional regulator, whose translation MSTPHTTSPAADRRTLIADTAIGLVAASGLRGLTHRAVDGTAGLPAGSTSYYFRTRTALIGACYRRLAELDLHDLDAGAERGGGQDGGGEEGGGAAGGGDGPAPEPGDLEAAVAMLTGLLYRWLTAGRERQLARFELGLEAARNPELETEFRRAGEEPRARAAGLLAALGAERPREAAELLVAWTDGLLYDRLAGSLARSRSAPDLAELACVARRMIAAALAPTGAG comes from the coding sequence ATGTCCACCCCTCACACGACCTCGCCCGCGGCGGACCGCCGGACGCTGATCGCGGACACGGCGATCGGCCTCGTGGCCGCCTCCGGGCTGCGCGGCCTCACGCACCGTGCCGTCGACGGCACGGCCGGACTGCCGGCGGGCAGTACCTCCTACTACTTCCGTACGCGGACGGCGCTGATCGGTGCCTGCTACCGGCGGCTGGCGGAGCTGGATCTCCACGACCTCGACGCGGGCGCGGAGCGCGGCGGCGGTCAGGACGGCGGTGGCGAGGAGGGCGGCGGGGCAGCGGGCGGCGGGGACGGGCCGGCGCCGGAGCCGGGGGACCTCGAGGCGGCCGTCGCGATGCTCACGGGACTGCTGTACCGCTGGCTGACGGCGGGGCGCGAGCGCCAGCTGGCCCGTTTCGAACTCGGCCTGGAGGCGGCCCGCAACCCAGAGCTGGAGACGGAGTTCCGACGGGCCGGGGAGGAGCCCCGGGCCCGGGCCGCGGGTCTGCTCGCCGCGCTCGGGGCGGAGCGGCCCAGGGAGGCGGCCGAACTGCTGGTGGCCTGGACGGACGGGCTCCTCTACGACCGGCTGGCCGGCTCCCTCGCCCGCTCGCGTTCGGCTCCGGACCTGGCCGAACTGGCCTGCGTCGCCCGGCGGATGATCGCCGCGGCCCTCGCCCCGACCGGGGCTGGGTAG
- a CDS encoding VOC family protein, whose protein sequence is MIAELQCVVLDCPDPLELAEFYRSLLGGAVNQPDRRWAVDEGWATLHTPSGSVFAFQRVADHRPPSWPDPARPQQFHLDFGVPDLDRAQERVLACGATLLDDGSGQGSGEPGWRVYADPAGHPFCLVRH, encoded by the coding sequence ATGATCGCTGAACTGCAGTGCGTGGTCCTGGACTGCCCCGACCCGCTGGAGCTCGCGGAGTTCTACCGGTCCCTGCTGGGCGGCGCCGTCAACCAGCCGGACCGGCGGTGGGCGGTCGACGAGGGCTGGGCGACCCTGCACACGCCCTCGGGCTCCGTGTTCGCCTTCCAGCGGGTGGCGGACCACCGGCCGCCGAGCTGGCCGGACCCCGCCCGGCCGCAGCAGTTCCACCTGGACTTCGGCGTGCCGGACCTGGACCGCGCGCAGGAGCGGGTACTGGCCTGCGGTGCCACGCTCCTCGACGACGGCTCGGGGCAGGGCTCCGGCGAGCCCGGCTGGCGCGTCTACGCCGATCCGGCCGGGCACCCCTTCTGCCTCGTACGGCACTGA
- a CDS encoding WD40 repeat domain-containing protein produces MSDHSGAADPRQAGRMRRRAFLAAGGLGAAAAVAVPVGIWLSSGSTDEGAGSGPKDGKPASDGPAGLELAPTATIEVGATDLFPRITYSPDGKILAVALKTSVTLWDAASRAEITTLAPKDAMFTQDLVFAGGLLALGYLKPPTLENRVASDVGGIAVWDVATRKEVAAVTSPSEGLPLEGMSAVALSPDGRLVAGARNAGDGIGKVPVWDVRSGAHVKDLLVGAGEGTRLSSVRSVAFSPDGKMLAAGYGGGPKGGVILFDTSTWSQIATLPLDNAGALGVIDLAFTPDGKTLVGAFGRIAVWDVASRKLTATLGTEDEHYQMAMSPDGSFIATSRGGPTPNGVITLRALPSLKEITSVPAGPNGATHITFHPDGHTLATSASAPEAYSTVQLWNVKRRAT; encoded by the coding sequence ATGAGTGACCACTCAGGGGCGGCGGACCCGCGCCAGGCGGGTCGTATGCGGCGGCGGGCCTTCCTGGCGGCTGGCGGCCTGGGGGCAGCCGCAGCCGTGGCGGTCCCCGTGGGCATCTGGCTCAGCTCCGGCTCGACGGACGAGGGGGCCGGGAGCGGGCCGAAGGACGGGAAACCTGCCAGCGACGGACCTGCTGGCCTGGAGCTCGCGCCGACGGCGACGATCGAGGTCGGCGCGACCGACCTGTTCCCTCGCATCACATACAGCCCGGACGGGAAGATCCTGGCCGTTGCCCTCAAGACCAGCGTCACCCTGTGGGATGCGGCCTCCCGGGCGGAAATCACCACATTGGCACCGAAGGACGCGATGTTCACCCAGGACCTCGTGTTCGCGGGCGGCCTGCTCGCTCTCGGCTATCTGAAGCCACCGACTCTGGAAAACCGCGTGGCCAGCGATGTCGGCGGGATCGCAGTCTGGGACGTCGCCACGCGGAAGGAGGTCGCAGCGGTCACCTCACCCTCCGAGGGCCTGCCCTTGGAGGGCATGTCGGCGGTGGCGCTCAGCCCGGACGGCAGGCTGGTGGCCGGCGCCCGGAACGCGGGTGACGGCATCGGCAAGGTCCCTGTCTGGGACGTACGTTCCGGTGCACACGTCAAGGACTTGCTGGTCGGAGCGGGCGAGGGCACCCGCCTGAGCAGCGTGCGGAGCGTCGCCTTCAGCCCGGACGGGAAGATGCTGGCCGCGGGGTACGGCGGCGGGCCCAAGGGCGGTGTGATCCTGTTCGACACCTCCACCTGGTCGCAGATCGCCACCCTGCCACTGGACAACGCGGGCGCCCTCGGGGTGATCGACCTCGCCTTCACCCCGGACGGCAAGACCCTGGTCGGGGCCTTCGGCAGAATCGCCGTCTGGGACGTCGCCTCACGCAAACTCACAGCCACCCTCGGGACCGAGGATGAGCATTACCAGATGGCAATGAGCCCGGACGGCTCCTTCATTGCCACCTCCAGAGGCGGCCCCACCCCGAACGGAGTCATCACGCTGCGGGCCCTGCCGTCCCTCAAGGAGATCACCTCCGTGCCGGCCGGCCCCAACGGCGCCACCCACATCACCTTCCACCCGGACGGCCACACGCTCGCCACCTCCGCCTCAGCCCCCGAGGCCTACTCCACCGTGCAACTGTGGAACGTCAAGCGACGGGCCACATGA
- a CDS encoding PQQ-binding-like beta-propeller repeat protein, whose translation MKPGHISRRTLLRLGIGAGAALTTAGCSAGDGGRGGSSPRSSGSAGTARPPHTWRHATGSWVQASPVVADGVVYIGSHDKSLYALDASTGAPHWAFATGDAVRSSTAVADGAVYFGSGDMNLYAVDAATGLKRWSFTTGSWVHSTPVIADGTVYFGSHDANVYALDAATCTKKWVFPTGKWISSSPAVADGVVYISSFDGNVYALDAATGSRRWVFPTGQYVAASPAVVDGVVYIGARDENLYALDAATGSQKWASPVGGWVSGTAAVVDGTVYIGEGRYVHALDATTGTKKWGFRTRGAVFSSLTAVGGVVYAGSLDRNVYAIDAATGTKKWAFATGDEVHSPPTVAGGLVYVGSNDGNVYALDAATGAGPALPTPTDAAPAETPTAWT comes from the coding sequence GTGAAGCCGGGACACATCAGCCGCCGGACATTACTGAGGCTGGGCATCGGAGCGGGCGCCGCACTCACCACCGCCGGGTGCAGCGCGGGCGACGGCGGGCGGGGCGGCAGCAGTCCCCGCAGCAGCGGGAGCGCCGGTACGGCCCGTCCACCGCATACGTGGCGACACGCCACCGGAAGCTGGGTGCAAGCATCACCGGTGGTCGCCGACGGGGTGGTGTACATCGGCAGCCACGACAAGAGCCTGTACGCGCTGGACGCGAGCACCGGCGCCCCGCACTGGGCCTTCGCCACCGGCGACGCGGTTCGATCGTCGACCGCCGTCGCCGACGGAGCGGTGTACTTCGGCAGCGGGGACATGAACCTGTACGCGGTGGACGCTGCCACCGGGCTCAAGAGGTGGTCCTTCACCACCGGCAGCTGGGTCCATTCGACGCCTGTGATCGCCGACGGGACCGTGTACTTCGGCAGCCACGACGCGAACGTATACGCCCTCGACGCCGCTACCTGCACCAAGAAGTGGGTCTTCCCCACCGGAAAGTGGATCTCATCCTCTCCAGCGGTCGCGGACGGGGTGGTGTACATCAGCAGCTTCGACGGGAACGTGTACGCCCTCGACGCCGCCACCGGTTCCAGAAGGTGGGTCTTTCCAACCGGGCAGTACGTCGCCGCGTCGCCCGCCGTGGTCGACGGGGTGGTGTACATCGGAGCCCGAGACGAGAACCTGTACGCGCTGGACGCCGCGACGGGCAGCCAGAAGTGGGCCTCCCCCGTCGGGGGATGGGTCAGCGGAACCGCCGCGGTCGTCGATGGGACGGTGTACATCGGTGAGGGCAGGTACGTACACGCCTTGGATGCCACGACCGGCACCAAGAAGTGGGGGTTCCGGACGCGTGGCGCGGTCTTCTCGTCGCTGACCGCGGTGGGCGGGGTGGTGTACGCCGGCAGCCTCGACAGGAACGTGTACGCCATCGACGCCGCCACCGGCACCAAGAAGTGGGCGTTCGCCACCGGGGACGAGGTCCACTCGCCCCCGACCGTCGCCGGCGGACTCGTGTACGTCGGCAGCAACGACGGGAACGTGTACGCCCTGGACGCGGCCACCGGCGCGGGACCGGCACTGCCCACTCCAACCGACGCCGCTCCGGCCGAGACACCCACGGCCTGGACCTAG
- a CDS encoding TetR/AcrR family transcriptional regulator codes for MSPKQQRGEATVEQVLDAALRLYASSGESGLTLGAITKASGVSSGSIYHHFGSLDGVVAALAQRSLEQLLKTLVTALVQAVDARSGIHAVVLAYLDFAQAHPDAARLMHSVTADREGMAHAREIRDSQEARLTPIALWIHAHQESGELAELSTPVIESLVLGPVVGVVRRWLTVGDLELEEAAGALPEHIWRSVRR; via the coding sequence ATGAGCCCGAAGCAACAACGCGGCGAAGCCACCGTCGAACAGGTCCTGGACGCAGCGCTCCGCCTGTACGCCTCGTCGGGCGAATCCGGGCTCACCCTCGGCGCCATCACCAAAGCCAGCGGGGTCAGTTCCGGCAGCATCTACCACCACTTCGGCAGTCTCGACGGCGTGGTCGCCGCGCTCGCGCAGCGTTCGTTGGAACAACTCCTGAAGACACTGGTGACAGCGTTGGTCCAGGCAGTCGACGCCCGCTCCGGTATTCATGCCGTGGTCCTGGCCTACTTGGACTTCGCGCAAGCCCATCCGGACGCAGCCCGCCTCATGCACTCCGTCACCGCGGACCGTGAGGGCATGGCCCACGCGCGGGAGATCCGTGATTCCCAGGAGGCTCGGCTGACACCGATCGCCCTCTGGATCCACGCGCACCAGGAATCCGGCGAACTCGCCGAACTCTCCACCCCCGTGATCGAATCCCTCGTCCTGGGGCCGGTCGTCGGTGTCGTCCGCCGCTGGCTCACCGTAGGGGACCTGGAGCTGGAGGAAGCCGCCGGCGCGCTGCCCGAGCACATCTGGCGGTCGGTCCGCCGTTAG
- a CDS encoding serine hydrolase domain-containing protein translates to MAAGTGAGATESGEVAATSGHGLSRRRLGARLLALGGVLVLHAALPGAAGAAGSPAERRALQGLRLRYGSARQAGLLERHLEEAADEARRFLGPSPEHPHYAGAVVLAGRGRTVALHRAMGDAVRYADYDGRTDRVREFPAAERISMAEDTVFDLASLTKLFTSVLAVQQMERGRLELEAPVRRYLPEFTGGGKEVITVRQLLTHTSGLRSWAPFYKESTREGRLRLLWSVRPQETPGTVYRYSDLNLITLQLLLEQITGRTLDVLLHDEITAPLGMHRTRFNPPLSWRRVTAATEVQRPPWSGLDRGLVWGEVHDENAYALGGVAGHAGIFGTAWDLAVLARTLLDGGAYAGRRILRPASVELLFTDYNTSFPGDDHGLGFELYQHWYMGAMATPHSAGHTGFTGTSLVLDPSTDSFLVLLGNSVHPVRTWRAGSAPRVAVGNRFARAVPVRTRHGGPAWFSGMTPGGSGTITLPPVTPATGAARLRCAVWWDTVPGEGAFHLEVSADGESWEPLPFRTVRSTGGAPEEWPLGKAGGWSGRIWHRLEAPLTATWAGREVRLRFRHTATGRYVGRGVYVDVVRVAEPVALLFAEDRPADAARIQADGWSRSSD, encoded by the coding sequence ATGGCAGCAGGCACGGGGGCCGGCGCGACGGAGAGCGGAGAAGTGGCCGCCACGAGTGGACATGGGCTGAGCCGGCGGCGGCTGGGGGCCCGGCTGCTGGCCCTCGGCGGGGTGCTCGTCCTGCACGCCGCGCTGCCCGGCGCCGCGGGGGCGGCGGGCAGCCCGGCCGAGCGGCGCGCACTCCAGGGGCTACGGCTGCGGTACGGATCCGCGCGCCAGGCCGGACTGCTGGAGCGGCACCTCGAGGAAGCGGCGGACGAGGCACGGCGGTTCCTGGGCCCGTCACCCGAACACCCCCACTACGCCGGGGCCGTGGTCCTCGCCGGCCGCGGCCGCACCGTCGCCCTGCACCGCGCGATGGGCGACGCCGTCCGGTACGCGGACTACGACGGCCGGACCGACCGGGTCCGGGAGTTCCCGGCCGCCGAGCGGATCTCGATGGCCGAGGACACCGTCTTCGACCTGGCCTCGCTGACGAAGCTGTTCACCTCCGTCCTGGCCGTGCAGCAGATGGAACGGGGGCGGCTGGAGCTGGAGGCCCCGGTGCGCCGCTACCTGCCGGAGTTCACGGGCGGCGGGAAGGAGGTCATCACGGTCCGTCAGCTGCTCACGCACACCTCGGGGCTGCGCTCCTGGGCGCCCTTCTACAAGGAGTCCACCCGGGAGGGCCGGCTGAGGCTGCTGTGGTCGGTGCGGCCTCAGGAGACCCCGGGGACGGTGTACCGCTACTCCGACCTCAACCTCATCACGCTGCAACTGCTCTTGGAACAGATCACCGGCCGCACTTTGGATGTCCTGCTCCACGACGAGATCACCGCTCCGCTCGGGATGCACCGCACTCGTTTCAACCCGCCGCTCTCCTGGCGCCGCGTCACCGCCGCCACCGAGGTGCAGCGCCCGCCCTGGTCCGGCCTGGACCGCGGGCTGGTGTGGGGAGAGGTCCACGACGAGAACGCGTATGCGCTGGGCGGCGTCGCGGGCCACGCCGGGATCTTCGGCACCGCCTGGGACCTGGCCGTCCTCGCCCGCACCCTGCTCGACGGCGGGGCCTACGCGGGCAGGCGCATCCTGCGCCCCGCCTCCGTGGAACTGCTCTTCACCGACTACAACACCTCCTTCCCCGGTGACGACCACGGTCTCGGCTTCGAGCTCTACCAGCACTGGTACATGGGCGCCATGGCCACCCCGCACTCCGCCGGCCACACCGGTTTCACCGGGACCTCCCTGGTCCTCGACCCCTCCACGGACTCCTTCCTCGTCCTGCTCGGCAACTCCGTCCACCCCGTGCGCACCTGGCGGGCCGGCAGCGCCCCGCGGGTCGCCGTGGGCAACCGCTTCGCCCGCGCCGTCCCGGTCCGCACCCGGCACGGCGGCCCGGCCTGGTTCTCCGGGATGACGCCCGGCGGCTCGGGCACCATCACCCTGCCGCCGGTGACCCCGGCCACCGGCGCCGCCCGGCTGCGGTGCGCGGTGTGGTGGGACACCGTTCCGGGCGAGGGGGCCTTCCACCTGGAGGTCTCCGCCGACGGCGAGAGCTGGGAGCCGCTGCCGTTCCGCACGGTACGGTCCACCGGCGGGGCCCCCGAGGAGTGGCCGCTGGGCAAGGCCGGAGGCTGGTCCGGCCGCATCTGGCACCGCCTCGAAGCCCCGCTCACCGCCACCTGGGCGGGCCGCGAGGTGCGGCTGCGCTTCCGGCACACCGCGACCGGCCGCTACGTGGGCCGCGGGGTCTACGTGGACGTCGTACGCGTGGCGGAGCCGGTGGCCCTGCTCTTCGCGGAGGACCGCCCGGCCGACGCCGCCCGCATCCAGGCCGACGGCTGGAGCAGGTCCTCGGACTAA
- a CDS encoding nitronate monooxygenase family protein: METELSKKLGVEHAIFGFTPFPAVAAAITRAGGFGVLGAVRYTAPDDLKRDLDWMQEHTDGKPYGLDVVMPAKKAVDGISEADIEAMIPAGHRDFVRDTLAKHHVPELAEGEASGWRITGWMEQVARNQLDVAFDYPIKLLANALGSPPADVIRRAHDHDVLVAALAGSAKHARRHAEAGIDIVVAQGYEAGGHTGDIATMVLVPEIVEAVAPLPVLAAGGIGSGEQIAAGLALGAQGAWLGSLWLTTTEADLHSRALTEKLLAAGSGDTVRSRALTGKPARQLRTEWTDAWDDPEGPGALPMPLQGLLVAEAVSRIQKYEVQPLLGTPVGQIVGRMNTERSVQAVFDDLTRGFEKAVDRINRIAGRA, from the coding sequence ATGGAGACGGAGCTGAGCAAGAAACTGGGAGTCGAGCACGCCATCTTCGGCTTCACACCCTTCCCCGCGGTCGCCGCCGCGATCACCCGCGCGGGCGGCTTCGGCGTACTCGGCGCGGTCCGCTACACTGCCCCCGACGACCTGAAGCGCGACCTCGACTGGATGCAGGAGCACACCGACGGCAAGCCCTACGGACTCGACGTCGTCATGCCCGCCAAGAAGGCCGTCGACGGCATCAGCGAGGCCGACATCGAGGCCATGATCCCGGCCGGGCACCGCGATTTCGTCCGCGACACCCTCGCCAAACACCACGTGCCCGAACTCGCCGAGGGCGAGGCATCCGGCTGGCGGATCACGGGCTGGATGGAACAGGTCGCCCGCAACCAACTGGACGTCGCCTTCGACTACCCCATCAAACTCCTGGCGAACGCCCTCGGTTCCCCGCCCGCCGATGTCATCCGGCGCGCCCACGACCACGACGTCCTCGTCGCCGCCCTCGCCGGCAGCGCCAAGCACGCCCGCCGCCACGCCGAAGCCGGCATCGACATCGTCGTCGCCCAGGGCTACGAGGCCGGCGGCCACACCGGCGACATCGCCACCATGGTCCTCGTCCCCGAGATCGTCGAGGCCGTCGCCCCCCTCCCGGTCCTCGCCGCGGGCGGTATCGGCAGCGGCGAGCAGATCGCCGCCGGACTCGCCCTCGGCGCCCAGGGCGCCTGGCTCGGATCCCTGTGGCTCACCACCACCGAGGCCGACCTCCACTCCCGCGCCCTGACCGAGAAACTGCTCGCCGCGGGCTCCGGCGACACCGTCCGCTCCCGCGCCCTCACCGGCAAGCCCGCCCGCCAGCTGCGCACCGAGTGGACCGACGCCTGGGACGACCCGGAGGGCCCCGGGGCGCTCCCCATGCCGCTCCAGGGGCTCCTCGTCGCCGAGGCCGTCTCCCGGATCCAGAAGTACGAGGTCCAGCCGCTGCTCGGCACTCCCGTCGGCCAGATCGTCGGCCGGATGAACACCGAACGCTCCGTCCAGGCCGTCTTCGACGACCTGACCCGCGGGTTCGAGAAGGCCGTCGACCGCATCAACCGCATCGCCGGACGAGCCTGA